From Aureibacillus halotolerans, the proteins below share one genomic window:
- a CDS encoding cytochrome d ubiquinol oxidase subunit II, translating to MSYEIVGITVLWLFLYGYLIVASIDFGAGFYAYFAKVSKQDHITNKLISRYLSPVWEVTNVFLVFFFVGIVGFFPSTAYYFGSALLVPASIAIVLLAIRGSFYAFENYGSKKSNTYMFLYGATGLLIPASLSVALILSEGGFITEEGGVVSLLYKTLFTSPLSWSIVVLAMVAVLYISASFLAYYASRANDQPALQLVRKWALFWSTPTIIMALTTMIALSQHNERHFENMLDLWWIFGLSVGSFLVAAGLLYMGRNYGTAFIAVMLQFFFAFFGYGMAQYPYLLYPYINIEDSVTNPSMAVALIVAFIGGLLLLVPSLILLMRLFLFDADYVKGKK from the coding sequence ATGAGCTACGAAATTGTAGGGATCACGGTATTGTGGTTGTTTTTATATGGGTACTTGATTGTCGCATCAATTGATTTTGGAGCAGGGTTTTACGCCTACTTTGCAAAGGTCTCTAAGCAAGATCACATCACCAACAAGTTAATTTCTCGGTATTTATCTCCTGTGTGGGAGGTGACCAATGTATTTCTCGTGTTCTTTTTTGTTGGCATCGTTGGGTTCTTCCCATCCACAGCGTATTATTTTGGCTCGGCCTTGCTCGTACCGGCGAGTATTGCCATTGTGTTATTGGCCATCCGAGGTTCGTTTTATGCGTTTGAAAATTACGGGTCCAAAAAAAGCAATACGTATATGTTTCTCTATGGGGCGACTGGATTGCTTATTCCCGCATCATTGTCAGTTGCTTTAATCCTTTCCGAGGGCGGTTTTATTACGGAAGAGGGTGGCGTTGTTTCTCTCCTTTATAAAACGTTATTTACGAGTCCCTTATCTTGGAGCATCGTCGTCTTGGCGATGGTCGCTGTGTTGTATATTAGCGCAAGCTTCTTGGCGTATTACGCATCACGAGCAAATGATCAACCTGCCCTTCAGTTAGTACGGAAGTGGGCGCTGTTTTGGTCAACGCCAACGATTATTATGGCACTAACCACGATGATCGCTTTAAGTCAACATAATGAGCGTCATTTTGAAAATATGCTGGATCTATGGTGGATCTTTGGTTTGTCCGTAGGCTCCTTCTTAGTCGCAGCCGGATTGTTGTATATGGGCAGGAATTATGGCACAGCCTTTATTGCGGTGATGCTACAATTTTTCTTCGCCTTCTTCGGTTATGGAATGGCACAGTATCCGTATTTGCTTTATCCATATATCAATATAGAAGATAGTGTCACGAACCCTTCCATGGCTGTAGCGCTCATTGTCGCCTTTATCGGCGGATTGTTGCTGCTCGTCCCTTCGTTAATTTTGCTCATGCGATTGTTTTTATTTGATGCAGATTATGTGAAAGGGAAAAAGTGA
- a CDS encoding S8 family peptidase, giving the protein MNGFSMIQAVRTHGHLMDRRLKRRMVRMYQPMRWIPCLFQHWMDALLRRRKNVEVIVQFQGSANYNQGIRLLQAYTGKRWRKQLKRLLPTMAGCAVKLSMKEIEALCIHCHYIKKIYLDRDMSVLLERTAKSVKVDQLYPQGVTGKGVTVAVLDTGVSPHEDLTSRIIGFKDFVKHRLTPYDDNGHGTHCAGCIASEGGTSEGRYRGMAPEASLVVVKVLNRFGSGALSDVISGIDWCVQHKNVYGIRVLSMSLGGRALEVPEEDPVVQAVERAWRAGIMVIVAAGNDGPDIGTIASPGISAAAMTVGASVTDGVATFSSRGPTVNGDVKPDILAPGVNIISLRAPGSWQDKFGRKHRQGGHHFISSGTSMSTPIVAGIAALLFQQAPHATPDDIKTVMLATCDSFHLDQTSEGAGVINAEKAIELLREKEW; this is encoded by the coding sequence ATGAACGGCTTTTCAATGATTCAAGCTGTGCGAACGCATGGTCACCTTATGGACAGGCGTCTAAAGCGTCGAATGGTCCGCATGTATCAGCCAATGCGGTGGATACCGTGCTTATTTCAGCATTGGATGGACGCGTTGTTAAGACGACGAAAAAATGTGGAAGTGATCGTCCAATTTCAAGGCAGTGCCAATTACAATCAGGGGATAAGACTTTTACAGGCATACACAGGGAAGAGATGGAGAAAGCAATTAAAACGACTTTTGCCTACGATGGCAGGCTGTGCGGTAAAACTGTCAATGAAAGAAATAGAAGCGTTATGTATTCATTGCCATTATATTAAAAAGATTTACCTAGATCGCGATATGTCCGTCCTCTTGGAGCGAACTGCGAAGTCTGTAAAAGTTGATCAACTATATCCACAAGGTGTTACGGGGAAAGGGGTAACTGTCGCTGTCCTTGATACAGGCGTGTCTCCTCATGAAGATTTGACATCAAGAATCATCGGCTTCAAAGATTTCGTCAAACATCGATTGACCCCTTACGATGACAATGGCCATGGCACACATTGCGCTGGGTGCATCGCTTCAGAGGGAGGGACATCAGAAGGTCGTTACCGTGGCATGGCACCTGAGGCGAGTCTCGTTGTCGTCAAAGTATTAAATCGCTTTGGCAGCGGTGCGTTGTCAGATGTGATTTCAGGAATTGATTGGTGTGTGCAGCATAAAAATGTCTATGGCATTCGTGTGCTCTCCATGTCTTTAGGTGGTCGAGCGCTTGAAGTACCAGAGGAGGACCCTGTCGTTCAAGCTGTGGAACGAGCGTGGAGGGCCGGCATAATGGTCATTGTAGCGGCAGGCAATGATGGGCCGGACATTGGCACCATTGCATCGCCAGGCATAAGTGCCGCAGCAATGACGGTTGGCGCAAGCGTTACGGATGGTGTAGCGACATTCTCGAGCCGTGGACCGACCGTGAATGGAGATGTCAAACCTGACATCTTGGCACCAGGAGTGAATATCATTTCATTACGCGCCCCAGGGTCTTGGCAAGACAAATTCGGAAGAAAGCATCGGCAAGGCGGACACCATTTTATATCCTCAGGTACATCCATGAGCACACCGATTGTAGCGGGCATTGCTGCGTTGCTATTTCAGCAAGCACCTCATGCCACGCCCGATGACATAAAGACAGTCATGCTGGCCACCTGCGATTCGTTTCACCTTGATCAGACGAGTGAAGGCGCAGGTGTTATTAATGCCGAAAAGGCGATCGAGCTGCTAAGAGAAAAAGAGTGGTGA
- a CDS encoding asparaginase, translating to MIAPILLKEWRGNVLENVHHGLVCGIDAEKQPIFSVGDTTTPVFYRSALKPIQAIPVFETAVFEKYGISTTEAALCTASQRGELYHQHALQSLLEKLGLAEDQLVCHASYPLNEAPKFERLWQQQPHRKLHHNCAGKHLGLLAACRAHGWPEKDYEHLDHPVQQRILDVLSILAEVPKEEIELGTDGCGVPVFAVPLQHMAISYLKFAVPELIEDQALRKTVTAIGDIMNQHPTIVASHNFICTALLEDDNIVAKGGAQGVYCFALRKEKMAFALKVLSGAEHVWPFLVANLLEQIHYDNKDTIERLHKLRSKTVVNDAGVPVGKSTVHLVNECNKMEGFHA from the coding sequence GTGATCGCTCCAATCCTATTAAAAGAGTGGCGGGGGAATGTACTAGAAAATGTCCATCACGGGCTTGTATGCGGCATTGATGCAGAAAAGCAACCAATATTCTCTGTCGGAGACACCACAACGCCTGTATTCTACCGCTCTGCCTTAAAACCGATTCAAGCCATCCCTGTGTTTGAAACCGCTGTCTTTGAGAAATACGGTATTTCAACGACAGAGGCTGCCCTTTGCACAGCCTCACAACGAGGAGAGCTCTACCACCAACATGCTCTGCAATCCCTCCTTGAGAAGCTTGGACTTGCAGAGGACCAACTTGTTTGCCATGCATCCTATCCTTTGAATGAGGCACCAAAATTCGAGCGTCTTTGGCAGCAGCAGCCTCACCGTAAGCTGCATCACAATTGCGCCGGAAAACATCTCGGGCTGTTGGCGGCGTGTCGAGCACACGGTTGGCCAGAAAAAGATTATGAACATCTCGATCACCCTGTGCAACAGCGCATTCTTGATGTCCTCTCCATATTGGCTGAGGTTCCGAAAGAGGAAATTGAGCTCGGTACAGATGGCTGTGGCGTTCCGGTATTTGCTGTACCTTTACAGCATATGGCAATATCGTATTTGAAATTTGCTGTGCCAGAGCTGATTGAAGATCAGGCGTTGCGAAAAACCGTCACTGCCATAGGTGACATTATGAATCAGCACCCAACTATTGTCGCTTCGCATAATTTCATTTGCACCGCGTTGTTAGAAGACGACAATATTGTCGCAAAAGGCGGCGCTCAAGGGGTTTACTGTTTTGCCTTACGAAAAGAGAAAATGGCCTTTGCGCTTAAAGTCCTCAGTGGAGCCGAGCATGTATGGCCATTTCTTGTGGCGAACCTGCTTGAGCAGATTCATTATGACAACAAAGATACGATTGAACGTCTGCACAAGTTACGTTCAAAAACGGTGGTAAATGACGCAGGGGTTCCGGTTGGCAAATCAACGGTTCATCTAGTAAATGAATGTAATAAAATGGAGGGTTTTCATGCTTGA
- a CDS encoding response regulator transcription factor: protein MQRILIIEDELSIAELERDYLEVNGFASDIASTGEEGLKKAQTNAYDLILLDVMLPGINGFDLCKQLRRTLDIPILMITARKEDIDKIRGFDRGADDYIVKPFNPNELVARVKAHLSRYERLVHRKKESDIIHVGELSIDQNARRVFLNDEERTFTAKEFDLLVFLAMNPNIVFSKEHLFERIWGFDSMGDLTTVTVHIRKIREKLEPSPSNPKYIETVWGVGYRFVKGD from the coding sequence TTGCAAAGAATCTTGATTATTGAAGACGAATTAAGTATTGCAGAGTTAGAAAGGGACTACCTAGAAGTAAACGGATTTGCTAGTGATATTGCTTCGACGGGTGAAGAGGGACTGAAAAAGGCACAAACAAACGCATATGATCTGATTTTATTGGACGTAATGCTCCCCGGCATTAATGGATTTGATTTGTGCAAACAATTAAGAAGGACATTAGATATTCCAATATTAATGATAACAGCTAGAAAGGAGGATATAGATAAAATAAGGGGGTTCGATCGCGGAGCAGATGATTATATTGTAAAACCATTTAATCCTAATGAGTTGGTTGCAAGAGTTAAAGCCCATTTATCAAGATATGAACGATTAGTTCACCGTAAAAAGGAATCTGATATAATTCATGTCGGAGAATTATCTATTGATCAAAACGCCAGGCGAGTTTTTTTAAATGACGAGGAAAGAACGTTCACCGCAAAGGAATTTGACCTTTTAGTATTTTTGGCAATGAATCCTAATATAGTGTTTAGCAAGGAACATTTATTCGAACGTATTTGGGGTTTTGATTCAATGGGGGATCTTACAACTGTGACGGTCCATATTCGGAAGATAAGGGAGAAATTAGAACCATCCCCCTCCAATCCAAAATATATCGAAACAGTATGGGGTGTCGGATATCGATTTGTAAAAGGCGATTAA
- a CDS encoding copper homeostasis protein CutC: protein MLEVIVLLPEDARQAEAAGADRLELVTAMPEGGLTPSYSVIEAVVHAVTIPVRVMIRPHSRSFTYTEEEKELMKRDLSHAIELGAEGIVIGALTREGDIDSAFMQEVIAIADGAAITFHRAIDAARDPLTAYQQLAALGEIQTVLTSGGGQTVADGLDTLKAMSACDGPEILLGSGLTIDNIAQVHSVLQGQHYHIGSAARVDGSFANGIDANAIHRFKETIRS, encoded by the coding sequence ATGCTTGAAGTGATTGTGTTACTCCCTGAAGATGCAAGGCAAGCAGAAGCCGCTGGTGCGGACAGGCTGGAGCTAGTGACGGCCATGCCTGAAGGTGGTCTCACACCAAGCTATAGTGTGATTGAGGCAGTAGTTCATGCGGTCACCATCCCTGTTCGTGTCATGATCCGACCCCACAGCCGTTCCTTCACGTATACGGAGGAAGAAAAAGAACTGATGAAGCGTGACTTGTCACATGCGATTGAGTTAGGGGCAGAAGGCATTGTAATCGGTGCACTAACGCGAGAAGGTGATATTGATTCAGCGTTTATGCAGGAGGTGATAGCCATCGCTGACGGGGCTGCTATCACATTTCACCGTGCGATAGACGCCGCACGAGACCCTCTCACTGCTTACCAACAGCTTGCAGCACTAGGGGAGATTCAAACGGTGTTGACATCAGGCGGTGGTCAAACGGTGGCAGACGGACTCGATACATTAAAAGCTATGAGCGCTTGCGATGGCCCGGAGATCCTGCTTGGCAGCGGGCTGACAATAGACAATATCGCGCAAGTGCATAGCGTTTTACAAGGCCAGCATTACCACATCGGTTCAGCGGCTCGGGTTGACGGATCCTTTGCTAATGGAATAGATGCAAATGCCATTCATCGGTTTAAGGAGACAATTCGATCTTGA
- a CDS encoding DUF1772 domain-containing protein encodes MKNVLSNFTSVIVLIYAWLQIIFLGGFIIENILLYPNVFHDVPHSVEVTSEFLQVTSPGTYFPIIGMSVIGAGIVTLIFTWKLKNIRGWILGSLIVFILGNFIFSVIYAWPRNIILFEEGAAVHSTVYLQQVANEFITGNWVRVVTSVTTAILAFIGWMRFYRYKMTIGERSTEK; translated from the coding sequence ATGAAAAATGTACTTTCTAATTTTACGAGCGTGATTGTTTTGATTTATGCATGGCTACAGATCATATTCCTTGGAGGATTTATCATTGAAAACATACTTCTGTACCCTAATGTATTTCACGATGTTCCACACTCAGTCGAAGTGACTTCGGAGTTTTTGCAAGTGACAAGTCCGGGGACCTACTTTCCGATAATAGGCATGTCAGTCATAGGTGCCGGGATTGTTACTTTAATCTTTACATGGAAATTAAAAAACATCCGAGGTTGGATATTAGGTAGCCTTATCGTCTTTATTTTAGGTAACTTCATTTTTTCCGTCATTTATGCCTGGCCAAGGAATATCATATTGTTTGAAGAAGGGGCGGCTGTTCATTCCACAGTCTATTTGCAGCAAGTTGCTAATGAATTTATTACAGGAAATTGGGTTAGAGTAGTCACATCAGTTACAACGGCAATACTTGCATTTATCGGGTGGATGAGATTCTATCGTTATAAAATGACAATTGGAGAAAGGTCCACTGAAAAATAA
- a CDS encoding sensor histidine kinase: MSIKKRLVLSNIGMIIIPVVSIVIFEIFIGYLLFVVFKGNPQSENLDLFISLRFIGMLLILIITNGLLTYFVSKSIINPIKKLMNATKKISEGDLDFSVASDKKDELGELSNTFEKMRLDLKEAQADQLRYEKSRKELIASISHDLKTPLTSIKGYVKGIQDGVANTPEKVERYIRTIDHKANDMDVLLDEFFLYSKLDLERIPFKFEDMDLYSFFNDFIDELRFDIQMDQGSANLFANEEESYIVKADREQIKRVVTNIVQNSFKYMDKESQHLQVRLKSDLDQVFVKIKDNGSGISKEDLPFIFTSFYRTDSSRNSETGGSGLGLSIAKKIVNGHGGTIWAHSQLGEGTSINFTLKKVLNCKES; the protein is encoded by the coding sequence TTGTCAATCAAGAAAAGATTAGTTTTATCAAATATAGGGATGATTATTATTCCTGTCGTTTCCATCGTTATCTTTGAGATTTTTATTGGATATTTATTATTTGTTGTTTTCAAGGGCAATCCGCAGAGTGAAAATCTTGATTTATTTATCAGCCTTCGCTTTATAGGGATGTTACTTATTTTAATCATAACAAATGGGCTACTCACCTATTTTGTATCAAAAAGTATTATCAATCCCATAAAGAAATTAATGAATGCAACTAAAAAAATCAGTGAAGGAGATTTGGATTTTAGTGTTGCATCGGATAAAAAGGATGAACTCGGTGAACTTTCTAATACATTTGAAAAAATGCGTTTGGATTTGAAAGAAGCGCAAGCAGATCAGTTACGATATGAAAAAAGTCGCAAGGAGCTAATTGCTAGTATCTCCCATGATTTGAAAACACCATTAACATCGATCAAAGGGTATGTAAAAGGTATTCAAGATGGGGTGGCAAATACTCCTGAAAAAGTCGAACGATACATTCGAACGATCGATCATAAGGCAAATGACATGGATGTATTACTTGATGAATTTTTCTTATACTCAAAGTTAGATCTGGAGCGTATCCCATTCAAATTTGAGGATATGGATCTTTATTCATTCTTCAATGATTTTATTGACGAATTAAGATTTGATATTCAAATGGATCAAGGGTCTGCAAATCTTTTTGCCAATGAGGAAGAATCTTATATTGTGAAGGCTGATCGTGAACAAATAAAGCGAGTGGTAACAAATATTGTTCAAAACAGCTTTAAATATATGGATAAAGAAAGTCAACACCTTCAGGTTCGTTTAAAATCCGATCTGGATCAGGTCTTTGTGAAGATAAAAGACAATGGAAGTGGGATATCCAAAGAGGATCTGCCGTTTATTTTTACGAGCTTTTATCGGACAGATTCATCACGAAACTCGGAGACTGGCGGAAGTGGGCTTGGCTTATCAATAGCAAAGAAAATTGTTAATGGACATGGAGGAACCATTTGGGCACATAGTCAACTAGGCGAAGGGACAAGTATTAATTTCACACTAAAGAAGGTGTTAAATTGCAAAGAATCTTGA
- a CDS encoding cytochrome ubiquinol oxidase subunit I, whose product MEFLDTVTLSRLITAMTLIFHIIFATLGVGVPLFISIAEFIGIKKKDKHYELLAKRWARGFVITVAIGVVTGTAIGLQLSLVWPNFMELAGNVIALPLFMEVFAFFFEAIFLGIYLYTWDRFKGKYTHWFLSIPVVIGAGMSAVFITTVNSFMNSPAGFTMVNGEFAAVNPLEAMFNPSSPTRILHVLGGSYVTVAAILATIAAIALLRKKGAAAYHKKALKMTVISIFVFSIFTAVAGDVSAKYLAKHQPEKLAAAEWHFETEENADLILFGWLNEENEPVGEIRLPGFLSFLAHGDFSSEVTGLNETPEDERPPLIIHYFFDLMVSIGLFLLGISFLYLVLSRFKRFNVHNRLMLWMLAASGPLAMLAVEFGWVFAELGRQPWILRGYMTVEEAATSSPYILHMFFLFLALYIVLGTLCVRTLRKLFKDNPVEVELEKHYPELSKGDESA is encoded by the coding sequence ATGGAGTTTCTAGATACGGTTACGTTAAGTAGGTTAATTACAGCAATGACCTTAATTTTTCATATTATCTTCGCTACGTTAGGTGTTGGGGTTCCGTTATTCATTTCAATCGCAGAGTTTATCGGCATAAAAAAGAAAGACAAACATTATGAGTTATTGGCAAAGCGATGGGCGCGAGGCTTTGTGATCACAGTGGCGATTGGTGTAGTGACCGGTACAGCTATAGGGCTTCAGCTTTCATTAGTTTGGCCTAATTTTATGGAGTTGGCAGGGAATGTCATTGCACTGCCGCTGTTTATGGAAGTGTTTGCGTTTTTCTTTGAGGCCATCTTTCTAGGCATCTATTTGTATACGTGGGATCGCTTTAAAGGGAAATACACACACTGGTTTTTATCGATTCCGGTCGTTATCGGCGCAGGCATGTCAGCTGTATTTATAACGACAGTCAATTCGTTCATGAATTCACCTGCTGGATTTACGATGGTCAACGGTGAATTTGCCGCTGTGAACCCGTTAGAAGCGATGTTCAACCCATCGTCGCCAACGAGAATTCTCCACGTCTTAGGCGGGTCATATGTAACCGTTGCGGCGATCTTAGCAACGATTGCAGCCATTGCATTATTGCGCAAAAAAGGAGCAGCAGCCTATCATAAAAAAGCATTGAAGATGACGGTGATCTCAATCTTTGTGTTTTCTATTTTCACGGCAGTCGCGGGTGATGTTTCTGCAAAATATCTAGCAAAACATCAGCCAGAGAAATTAGCTGCTGCAGAATGGCATTTTGAAACAGAAGAAAATGCAGACTTAATTCTTTTTGGGTGGCTAAATGAAGAAAACGAACCAGTCGGTGAAATACGCCTTCCCGGATTTCTAAGCTTTTTAGCGCATGGTGATTTTTCGAGCGAGGTCACAGGGCTAAATGAGACGCCGGAAGACGAACGACCGCCATTAATCATTCACTATTTCTTTGATCTTATGGTATCGATCGGATTATTCCTGCTTGGCATTTCGTTTCTCTATCTTGTCTTAAGCCGCTTTAAACGCTTTAATGTCCACAATCGATTGATGCTCTGGATGCTTGCTGCTAGTGGACCGTTAGCTATGCTTGCTGTTGAATTCGGGTGGGTCTTTGCCGAGTTGGGCAGACAGCCGTGGATTTTAAGAGGCTATATGACCGTAGAAGAAGCAGCGACTTCATCCCCTTATATTCTACACATGTTCTTTCTGTTTTTAGCACTATACATTGTGCTCGGAACACTTTGTGTGCGTACGTTAAGGAAATTGTTCAAGGACAATCCTGTCGAAGTGGAACTAGAGAAACATTACCCTGAACTTAGCAAAGGGGATGAATCGGCATGA